Within Colias croceus chromosome 10, ilColCroc2.1, the genomic segment tggcctttttgtttttctaaatgcttttattttattttggatGCCTTACAAAAAGACTCGATctttaaatgatttatatcCCTTTTTTCTGTgtggtatttttttctcttcaaTTATTTAGCTTGGTCTGCTTCCTCCAAAACATTGTGTTAACACTTCATCTGAGATTTTATAGAAATGTGATCTGTTGATAtgttattttctaattttaagTCATTACTTGTTAGCATGTTATCAAAATAGAATGCCTTTTTAGTTATTCCTTTCTTATTTAcgaattattatgaattataacCAAGTTTTACTTTTCCATGATACAAGAATGGACATTCCTTATTAGTAGTGACAAATTGTAATGGTGTgtttagtattttaaaaaaggGAGGATTAATATGAATAGTCTGAAAATAAGGCAAAGATTGGGAGAGGCCATGGGATTAATCAGATCTACCAGTATATTTACTGCTCATAAAGTTTAAACTGTTGTTAAATTTGTGCTAAAGTCATTATTGACAATTTTAATCTGGACTATAAATTGAATGCCTTTATAATTTGAATGCCCTAATTTTCCAAAcgttaacaatataaatagatattctGGTTGCCGGTTTAGCAAACAGACCAAAAATCTTCCAGAAAATTGTAGGCAACCATTTCTCTTGCAAACCAAAAATTTTCTTCTTTCCCAACAAAAAGTGCCTAAAATATCATCTGAAACCCAGGTTCAGTATGGGCGGCGTTCGTGCGTCGTCTCCACACACAGTACCAGCAGTTGCAAAATTTGATGCAGAACTTGCAAAGCGAAGGCGTGGTGCAGGAGACACCTACGTCTTTGGTCAGGGACTACTTTAACCTGCACAAGATTATTGTGCTGCTAACTGATGTGGGAAAGGTGGGTTAAACGATCTCAATGTTACTTTGCTCTTATTCTGTTCTGATAAATGTTCCCAAAAATGACTTATGTAAATATCCTTGTGTATCTTTAGGggtctttaattttaaatattaaattttcttttgaatGTCGTCACTATATACGACGCAAGTTTTCAATTCgtagcttattttttatatttcagtcttgaaaatatattgatttCTAACAATTTCACTTATTCATATGTTACCAAAAATTACAGATATACGGTATGGACAATTTATCTGGTGAGATCCTCTGGCAACGCTACGAGCCCAGTCTCAACACGCAGTCAGCTGTCATGTTCACACGTCGCAGCGCCAGGCATCCGCCGTATGATGCTTACCTCACTATTCTGGGAAAACACGAGGTAATTATCTAGAAGTTAAAATGGGGGCATGatctttgaaaaatattttgccaCTTTTTTTAGGACAAAATTGGTGGCAAATTTTTTGTCATACCATGTCCATATCGAATTATTCTACATGCTTGGAAAGTTGGCAGGTTGTGATTAACTAACTTAGCCTGTATTTTTCTACGACATACATCTCtctcatattaaaatatctgataattatttttgatgcttctacaaaaatatttcataattaaattaattcttcAATGTTACAGGAGACTGGAAACGGCTACATAATCAGCTTGAACCCGATCCGCGGTACCCTAGTGGGGGAGGGGCGGTTGAAACTTGATGTACGCCTGCTGCAGTGCGCCCTGCTGCACTCGGCCGATGTGGAGCGGCTGCACGCGCTGGTGCTGCTGGACGAGGACGAGGCTGTGCAGGTACACACATACACCCGACGTGCCCTGCTGCAGTGCGCCCTGATCCAGATAAATGAAGCCGTTCCATATAACTTCAGAATTTTATCCATAACTAGCTCCGCCCCGCTTCTTTACCCGCACTGCTTCAATCCGAAATAATtctgaataaaatttgtaagatTAAAACGTTGTTTGCAGGTGCTGCCAGTGTCCGCGACGCCGCTAGTACGAGACTTGTACATGTATGTTGCTGAAAAAGAAACTGGCCATTTAAGAGGATACGCGCTCAAGTATGATGGACGGGtaagtttgtttttaattaattgtcgattgcaataaattttatgatattaacgACAGCTTCGGTACaagcatatttattttattattgtatttaattattggtCCAAAACAGACCCTTGGGGTACCCCTTTGTTTTATGACTAAGCTTATGCTATATTATCCGACCAATTGCTTTGTTATTAATCAAAGAAGGATTATCCATATCTTATAAaagtacaatatttttcataaaattattctcaatttttaaagttcttTCATGTTCACTTAATCTAAAGCTTCATTGAAATCTTTGCAATTGCAAAATTTgcaaatattgttataattggGGCATTTCACGCGAAGCGGACACAGATTTCAGGGTCAGGTTTCAGATTTCGGTTATATTCTAATATGTTACATCTGTATATACCCTCAGTATGTATACGAAAAATTTTTGCATTTAGAAGCTTAGTTTTCAAAATACAGGTCTTTGAAGATGTCAGTAAGCGCGAGGTATGGGCGACTTAGAATGTAATTATCAGTTCAAggaaagtaatttttaaataaattgatatctGAATAATATACctcattaaataaactttttttcctCATATTTCGAATTtcgaatttatatttaaattacttagaaaaatgaaaaaatatttttctttgtcgttttttacaaactttgcgtatttttaatttttttaaagatccTTAAATAAATGACTTATATAATGATTAAACTTCATGCAAAGTTCTAGAGTGGTCATCGCAGTAGTTTAGAAGCTACACGTATTATAATGGCGAAGCGCGGCAATATCCCCATACTAGCGCCTCGTTGGTTAGCGCACCGTATCGCAGTATTTATCTCattatagttagttaataACACCGTTTCAGGTTTTAATAAGGTTTTATATTGGTAAATAATAAGCAAGAAAATATTACTTtagttttcttaaaaaaaatattcagtaatatgacatttttacgactttgaatACGTATATCTcgtcaattatttattttagcatAAAACTTATCTATAAACCTccaatcaatttttaaagacCTATCTGTTGACACCTTATTTAATTCTTTctcgaatttattttttgtcccCGTTTGTATGAATATTGAAGTGCGTCGCGCTAGGCGCTAGTATGGGGATATTGCCGCGTTTCGCTATTATAATACATGTAGATTCTAAAGTATTGCGATGACCACTCTAGAACTTTGCATGAAGTTTAATCATTATATAagccatttatttaatgatctttaaaaaaattaaaaatacgcaaagtttgtaaaaaacgacaaagaaaaatattttttcatttttctaagtaatttaaatataaattcgaAATTCGAAATATGaggaaaaaaagtttatttaatgagGTATATTATTCagatatcaatttatttaagaattacTTTCCTTGAACTGATAATTACATTCTAAGTCGCCTATACCTCGCGCTTACTGACATCTTCAAAGACCTGTATTTTGAAATCTAAGCTtctaaatgcaaaaatatttcgtatacATACCGAGGGTATATACAGGTGTGTATATATTAGAATATAACCGAAATCTGAAACCTGACCCTGAAATCTGTGTCCGCTTCGCGTGAAATGCcccaattataatattaagtttacTTCATTTGAGCTTGTTACACTATAAACTGCATTGGTTAcgtgtatatttattttacacttttaAAATGTGACTTTTCTCTCGACTTTTTTAGCAAGTGGTAGCGCAACGCACGTGGTCCCTGTCGCCGGGCGGGCCGGGCTCGCAGATAGTGGCGCTGGCGGGCAAGAGCCGCAGCGGGCGCGTGCACTCCGCCGGGCGGCCGCTCGCCGACCGCAGCGTGCTCTACAAGTACTCCAACCCCAACCTGCTGCTCGTGCTGCTGGAGCGGCCCCAGGGTGCGTAGCGCAGGGCAGGTAGAGCCGCTCGCCGACCGCAGCGTGCTCTACAAGTACTCCAACCCCAACCTGCTGCTCGTGCTGCTGGAGCGGCCCCAGGGTGCGTAGCGCAGGGCAGGTAGAGCCGCTCGCCGACCGCAGCGTGCTCTACAAGTACTCCAACCCCAACCTGCTGCTCGTGCTGCTGGAGCGGCCCCAGGGTGCGTAGCGCAGGGCAGGTAGAGCCGCTCGCCGACCGCAGCGTGCTCTACAAGTACTCCAACCCCAACCTGCTGCTCGTGCTGCTGGAGCGGCCCCAGGGTGCGTAGCGCAGGGCAGGTAGAGCCGCTCGCCGACCGCAGCGTGCTCTACAAGTACTCCAACCCCAACCTGCTGCTCGTGCTGCTGGAGCGGCCCCAGGGTGCGTAGCGCAGGGCAGGTAGAGCCGCTCGCCGACCGCAGCGTGCTCTACAAGTACTCCAACCCCAACCTGCTGCTCGTGCTGCTGGAGCGGCCCCAGGGTGCGTAGCGCAGGGCAGGTAGAGCCGCTCGCCGACCGCAGCGTGCTCTACAAGTACTCCAACCCCAACCTGCTGCTCGTGCTGCTGGAGCGGCCCCAGGGTGCGTAGCGCAGGGCAGGTAGAGCCGCTCGCCGACCGCAGCGTGCTCTACAAGTACTCCAACCCCAACCTGCTGCTCGTGCTGCTGGAGCGGCCCCAGGGTGCGTAGCGCAGGGCAGGTAGAGCCGCTCGCCGACCGCAGCGTGCTCTACAAGTACTCCAACCCCAACCTGCTGCTCGTGCTGCTGGAGCGGCCCCAGGGTGCGTAGCGCAGGGCAGGTAGAGCCGCTCGCCGACCGCAGCGTGCTCTACAAGTACTCCAACCCCAACCTGCTGCTCGTGCTGCTGGAGCGGCCCCAGGGTGCGTAGCGCAGGGCAGGTAGAGCCGCTCGCCGACCGCAGCGTGCTCTACAAGTACTCCAACCCCAACCTGCTGCTCGTGCTGCTGGAGCGGCCCCAGGGTGCGTAGCGCAGGGCAGGTAGAGCCGCTCGCCGACCGCAGCGTGCTCTACAAGTACTCCAACCCCAACCTGCTGCTCGTGCTGCTGGAGCGGCCCCAGGGTGCGTAGCGCAGGGCAGGTAGAGCCTCTTGTGCACTCCAGGCTGaatactgaaaataaatatacaacatGGAGTAAACTGGATGAGAAGAGACGCAGCACGACTTGCAATAGCAAAAAGTGTCACAACTTTTGATCTTAATTCCGTCTTTCGCGACGCACTttaaggaacttcgttccaaaaaTTTGTGCATAATTTATTCTTCTTACTTCTACCTATCTTTCTGAATTAATTGGTCCACTCACAATATAACCTCCCATTCCAGACATGTCAGTAACAGCAGTAGCACTGGACGCGGCTAGCGGTACAGTTGTAGCGGCGGCTGCACATCGCCGTGCGCGAGCCCTACCGCTCGCCGTACACGCGGACAATGCGCTAGCGTACATGTACCGGAGCGATAAGCATCGGCGCGTGGAGATCGGTAATATGCAGCTCTAATTTATATAACGCTCTACATTGCTTTACACTACTCGACACTACCACATGCGTACGCTCTACCACACTCTATAATACCAAACTCTATATGGCTCTATATAACGCTCTACACCACTCGGCAACGCTCTACACCACTCGGCAACGCTCTACACCACTCGGCAACGCTCTACACCACTCGGCAACGCTCTACACCACTCGGCAACGCTCTACACCACTCGGCAACGCTCTACACCACTCGGCAACACTCTACACCACTCGGCAACGCTCTACAACATTAGGCAACGCTCTATACGACTATATAACGCTCTATAAAACTATACAGCGCTCTACATCATTATGCAACCCTCTACATCACTATACAATGCTCTACACCATTATTCAACGCCAAGTGCAATAATGCATAGAGCATGTCTACACCACTATACATCTACTCGATTGTAGTTTACATACCAGTAACAAAGCAGCACGCTAACGCACTCCAAAACGTTGTACCTCACTCTGAAGTTTACactcaaaatttaaaaaaatcatgataATGATAGTTCAATTGGATCATTATACCATACAAAAACTTTAGCAATGATGGCACCCATTAAGTGCTAATAAACTCTGCGACAATTACACATCAATCGGAACacttaacattttatattttacagcaaCAATGGAGTTCTACGAGGGCAAAGAGCGCTGGCTATCAGCTGGCGCTCAGTTCAGTTCGTTTGAGTCGGCCCGAGCCCCCAGTGTGGACAGACAGGCCTACATCCTGCCCGCCACACCCACTGCGCTTGCCTTCACACAAACTGAACGGGCGCTGACTGACACGCATATATTAAGTGAGTATACTTTAGTATAGTacgattcaaacttaatggcggTGGTATAATTCAATAAGAAAAATTGCAGAAATTTTacaaacgtaaaataaatagtaaaaaagaaagcttgagcgatgtcaagggacatccggatggaacgaagtgttaagttagagagagacagacagagagcCACGCGCACGTTGGACAGCTCTAGCAAAAAGTGTCGTGACAACTTttcgtaagaattttttccGTCTAGTCCCCTTTCACAACGCgcgataaggaacttcgttccaataTTACAAACAGCTTCATCAATTATCTTCACATATTTGGCAGGTAACccagaatatttataaattgtaataaattagtCTAACCTTAACATCATTTAATGTCTCGCGTTTTTCAGCCGGTCTCGATACGAAGCCGTTATAGTTTAATTGTTTTTCTCTTTTCCATAAGTGTGTACCAGGATTTATTAGCTTGGTTTAAcaagaatattaatttattaactgaaacaataagatttttttttattaaataaaaccattcCTCCACAGTGGCATTAACATCAGGCGCTATAATGGAGCTCCCCTGGGCATATGTCGAACCTCGCCGGCCTCTAGCGGGCGAGCCCCGGGAAGAAGGCCTCATTCCCTATGCACCTGAACTGCCCTTACCTGCAGAAGCGGTCGTGAACTATAATAGATCGCTACCTAGGGTCCAGAATATATATACAGCACCTTCGGGATTAGAGTCTACGAGTTTGGTGTTGGTTACTGGACTTGGTCAgtaaactaatttattttttatgaattttatatgtaaatctATGGTCTGGTATGGCAGTATATGCAACTGATGAATGTGGAAAATATTAAGCCTTATGCGTATATATATAATGGTTTTGGGTATGGTTCCACCTTgctatataaaattacattccCTCGTTACCGTATTTGCTGAatctatacaataataatttatttcaattttgtaatattcttaCTAGTTAGAGATTTCCATCACAAAAAAGTGAGACGTTTGACTCGTATTAGCTCACATTTTAATGTCACGTTTATCAGAACTTTAAAATATCAGTCATATGTCTACGCAGAATAAGCGTTAAAAACTTAGACAGCCTGCTTACTTTAATCTCTTAATATTTTCAGATCTCTTCTACACACGAGTAGCGCCGTCAAAAACGTTCGATTTACTGAAGGACGACTTCGACTACCACCTCATTACGATAGTACTAGCCGCTCTAATTGTAGCCACGTACAGCACTAAGTTCTTTGCGTCCAGGAAAATGCTGAAAAACGCCTGGAAGTGATGCGGTGTGTGCGGGGGAATTTGAACTGTATCGCTTTATATATAGAGGTCATATTTGTATTGGTTATTTTTACTACTTTTGTCCTTTTTCGTTGTTTCGTTCTGACTTCTCTCTTCTGACGCCTAATGTTTTTTGACGGTGACGTCACACTTCTCTACAATCTTGAAACGGTGTACCTGCGATGTATGGAAGATATCAAATCGTTTATGATATAGTGCTTAGTCGTAGAGAGATtatagtaatatttatatattattgccagttttaaatatttaacggCAACGTCTACGTAATATGTCGATTGTTTGCATATGGGCAAAcggattttataaaaataatagtattttatctatatattaaataaattatatcataaGTAATCAACAATAATTGAAGCAATAATTTCCAATAATAAACGTATACGCCTTAAGTAGGCGGTAAAGACGCGTTCTGCTTGACGAtcacaaacaaaaaacttaaCCTGTTATTTTTGAGTATTTTGTACTAAACAAAATACATTGTGATTATCAAGTGGAACACATAAAATCCACTGCCATTTTCTATACAGTTCAAATTCCTCTCTAGATAATTTATAGATTTGTGAAATGTGAATGTGTGCGTGTTTATATTACGTAAGTTATGTTTAATTGTGAGCGAAATGTGTCAAAGTGAGAGTTTTAGTGTTAAAGtggaatgttatttttttcacatattaatattttcttgtgtttaattttatggagACTGTCTCTCCGTAACTATGCTCGCTATAAAGTGTGCGAATCGTCgggttaataataaaatgaataaatcgcgtttaaaatacaataaagtttTGAAGTTCTCTTAGTTATTGAATTGGTCTGATGTGTATATCtgttagttattatatttgattaGAATAGGATATCTTTAGTTGTCACAATATCATAACGATAATTTCTCAAGTTTTTGGGGAaataacacataaaaatataagttttttgaCTGGTGTGATCGGAGTGTTTTAACTTGTGTTTAGAAGTGGTCTCAAATTGTACCAAATATAGCGTCTCATTTTGGCACATTTCGCTACGAGGCGTCCACATTTTTTACGGTTTCTTATCTCTTGTTGATGcgtaagaaaaattaatacaatacaataatggCCATGTGGTGAAAATCGTATATTTATGAGTATTTCAGCCATGATTTAcgataaatatgtaattttactgCAAATCAacatattgatttttatacatgcattaaaattaagacTTAGCAGTGGCTTTTAGATTTTTCTAAAACACACTAGAGATAAGATCGAAATGTGGACGTAATCAAAGTTCGTGATGAACATGTAATAATTACTGTATATGGCAGTATATTAAGTTCCAATAGACAAATATatgaaatgaattttaaaaacgtaagGTCAAATATACGCAGATAGAATTTCAAACTTGCACCCATCAATATCAGAATAGTTATGTGATAGAtgctataatataaagattttaatataCCTTTATAACTATTATAGTTAGTGCAATTTATGCTGCGTCTACACGGATCTAAATAATGTTTTCTaacttactaatattaataatgttttcacAAAATACCGATTCGTTTGAACAAGAAACCTGTGTGGACGTGGcattagaaataattatatttaaagttggttataattttattttgtatttattgatgAGACCATTCCAAaaacagtttatttattttttaaattgattaacatgcattttttttaaaacggaACATTTTTTGTTGTGAATAGGTAGTTAGAATTTATTCCTAAGGAGTACTGATTCCTATCGATTATGCTTTAAGACCTTAcatcgaatacaaaataatgtaaatttgcgttgattatttactttattattaaatgaatacTGATCAGCTATTCGaaaaagttaatttccaataggaaacttctttttatttacttatttaaaatctgtttctggaaataaataaatggttcATAAACAGTTTGCAGACCTTATTATTTACTGTTTGcaaaaggaaataaattatttatgtttatatcaATCAGATTTTTGGGTGTTTTGGTTGGTCCCGGTGGTaggattttgttttttaattttccctTAGGTATACATGGTTAAGGTTATTTACACTAGAATAAATGTAAGAACAATAATAATCGATGACACCAAATAAGTGCTAGTGTTTCCagtaataaaattcatttttcgTTGCCATTTATTGAGGTTATTGTCCAATTTTGATGATGCCCTGATCAGGAAATTGATCTATTTATACAGGCTCGAATGTTATCTGTGaaggaaggaaggtggaattcctctATCGAAAAGAGAATCCTCGACCAGTCTACTCGATTGGCCGGTAAGGCCCCGATGAATtatgtcggaaagttgtatattatatatgctctgtaaactcaaacatttatttattcaattagacttcttttagaagcactttggAATCgtcaattttaacaatttgtaAGGGAAACATTTCGCTTGCGTTATTCAGAATGTGTCGCTACATTATCCTATATTATTCTTATGAAGTATTTATTCCTAACTAGCTAATACACAATTTCGTCTGCTCcgaaactcttcaactttataataagaAGATACAAACACTCCCTTATTTTGAGATCACGTAGTAAAACAGGCCCTAaagctaaaataattattaaagtccTGAAATTGGGCATCATATAAATTGGACATACCTCGATGATATCTTAAGGATATAAAACCATCTCTTCACAACAGACTGTAATATAAAGTAATACGGAGCCTTATAAATGTGTACACtagtatattattgtatattaccGAAGCTATATGAAGAATTAATAgatgttttcaataaaataaacccaAATTAGTAGTTGCTCATTCAAGATTTGTTATTTAGCAGTAAGGTTTACAGTATTATGGGCTGTACTTTTTCTACGTCAAATAGTTGTGAAATTTTACAATCAGTTGCTTTTCGCTATTTTACAGTTACTTATTACTCTTTCtttagatttataataaaatgaatatttataagtgCAGGATCTATCCAGGTATCAAAGTATTGGTTGtatcgaattttttttttacgaaatAGTGACTGGTTGTACGAATTTTGAGTTTCTAGTATGTACTTCTAAAGGATTTTGCTTTTAATGTGCTTGAATGGTTTATGTTTAAGACAATCTTTGTATAATCCGTACCATTTCACAATTGCACACCTTAGTAAATGTAGTTTTTAACACtgttaaaatgtattggttCAAGTCCTTTCAATGGTTTATCTGTAGGATTTTATGAatgttactttataaataattccattcaatgcaatattattgttttttttatgaatatgcATGGTACGGACCccaacaaatttaatttttttttatttgcatttttattgtattgaataTTGTTAAACTTGAACTGCATCAATGTACAAACTTGTTGCAAGATATATAGCATATAAATATACGTTTGTTTTTAGtgacattgtttttataaaataaatttgaattacCTACTGCCtggtgttgttttattttattacaattgatCAACGTGATAGTGACCTTGTAGTTTaaatacacacatacacattacacataaAATTACATGCCTATTGGAAACCAGACTATTAAgcaaattgaatatattttttctaactGATAGttcttaaatttttacttGTTATGAAACTATCATTTAGTTgccctttatttttttaccaaattCGGATTGTAAGtcgtaaaaaataagtacctagcAACTTACTAAGCCTATTTTTAATATGGTTAACTCATAAATAGACTAACAGACTGTTATCTTAATTATTCTTAGTGTAAAAGAAAAGAACAACGAATgcagtattttaaaatttcacaaCACTCAACTTCCACGGGAACTGTAATTTATGACTCGTCGGCGAACAGGCAGTAtaagaaaacaattattattaaaaattcgaAAATTCAACCGCACGTTTATCTGGCAAAGAAAATTCGATTTCACTACCACTAATACATCTACTAAGTGGGCTAGCAATATAGTGTAGCAGTGTCCGTACAAAAACCTGTGATGTGTTTTAGGCATTTCTTATAAGATAATGGACACATTGCAAATTTCTCTagaaaaaaaacgaaaatacTAGAAAGAGTAATGATTTGTTACATACAAATCTTCCTCCtataagtatttttgtaaTGAATTGGGTCAAAAGCACTCGTAGGATTTGGATGAATCTTTACAGTACATacatcagaataacacatgCACTATAGAaaatacttcaaaaataaaataattgtgcaCTCTGGTAAAACGCGCAAGCGGTACAGCAACTCTACTTTgaaatgcataatatattttattcttattcaaagcaaattttgtgtttaaataaaataagtttttcaattttattaattgatagcTATGAGATTTTGTCACGTATAACTTGCCATAGCTTGTATTTGGATGAAATACtgttcatttaataataattaataatttactataccTTGTTCCTCACCGGGTTCTTTGCTttactactattataaaacCAGAGTTAATTCTCTTTCtaaattactattataatattttaacccatttgtaaaaaagtaactataatatacatttttttccccAAACATACTGCATACATCACAACTCAAAAGTTAAGGGAGCATcccaacaaaaataaaacaaaatctagACACCAATcgtttatttcatatcaaatatcgccttaatatttttatcataatactTGTTAGTTTCATGCGGAGTCCAAACACAAAAACTGCAAACCAGCGCCCCAACTACGGGAGCTATTTAGCAGTTTTTCTGCGGTCGATTGGGAACTCGCACCTTACTACTATTACAAAACCAGAGTTTATACTCATTCTAAATtacagtttattatgtttttggcCCATTTTTACAAGGGGAATTTATGAGATTTTGTGCGGTCGATTACTCGCACCTTACTTCTATTATAAAACCAGAGTTTATTCTCTTtctaaattactttttaatatgtttttaaacatttaaataacaaacaacttacaacgTCCTTTTCTTAAAATTTCAACTATCCGGAATATATGaacctttttttaaatctaaatacCAACTTAAGAGTAAAAGGATCATAGCAAAAcacgaaaataaaacaaaatctagACACCAAtcgtttatttcatgtcaaatatcgccttaatatttttatcataatccTTATTACTAGTTTCATGCGGCGTCCCCACTACGGGCGCTAGTTTGCACAGTGTGTGTGCGGTCGGTTTGGAAATAGCACTGTTTGCGCAGAACCGGCGCAGGTGAAGCCATACACAGCCGTAGTCGTGAGATAACATCGTCTTGAAGAACTGGACAGCTAGCAACTGGAAAAGAAAGGATTTCGTTAAACTTACAGTTATAAAGAGATACAATAAAATCATGTCACTGGCTAAAACTTGGTGAAGattgattattaatataataatcgtaatcatttatttatttgataataacATGATAAAGAGACGcaataaaaaagaagaaaaatagagaatatataatttatttgggaaaagaataaaaataaaaagccggAGCTACTGCTCCATGTACATGACATAGAgtggtaaattatttattagtcaGTCATAACCAAGTAACAACTATCAGCACCTATAACTAGAGCTAACTTAACAGCTAATAACTTTACAGCGTTTGTACCGTTTCCAAGTCAGTTATAACCAAGCGACAACGTTGTGCATCTCATACTACAGCTTTAAAGTCAGTTTGCAAGTGTATGCAGCTTCTTAGTCAGTCATAACCAAGCAAAAACGATCAGCACTTGTAACTAGagctatacaatatatttacagCGTTGGCACAGTTTCTAAGTCAGTTATAACCAAGACTACAGCTTTCGAGTCAGCTATAACCTTTTTATTTAACGTTACCCGTTCT encodes:
- the LOC123694882 gene encoding ER membrane protein complex subunit 1 isoform X1, which produces MGMLSIRLKPNFLGLLKFLNSMNWFIVFFSLINLSMCIYEDQIGKFDWRQTYVGRIKFAHFDTVTTAKKIIVATEENVLAALNLKTGQVMWRHVFESAGSGNIKLLHVSEGDKVTTVTGNNPYLVRGWDPATGVLQWEWPISLLDTERAHLSEWWVQNGMLVHLLPAFGSHLEVTMYNLMTGANRGATSKLPAGWTNDGCILTPPYYTCISGNMGEYMLLSLDVTSNAVQIISKPLSSYFQANEVIAGNLRPLDGNSAVPGFIIDDKSVVVIKNNDLQSLGVRLADQMATATVTDGAYGQTLMQSWSDENKGFSLKAHNVATGKEIPEISRTNPKLHIPDPEILDVVCMNTAREMPACRILINAGDDAVHLVQQEGRVLWTREEALANIVAAEFVDLPVSDTDAALESEFDQKEAAKVYSSVWAAFVRRLHTQYQQLQNLMQNLQSEGVVQETPTSLVRDYFNLHKIIVLLTDVGKIYGMDNLSGEILWQRYEPSLNTQSAVMFTRRSARHPPYDAYLTILGKHEETGNGYIISLNPIRGTLVGEGRLKLDVRLLQCALLHSADVERLHALVLLDEDEAVQVLPVSATPLVRDLYMYVAEKETGHLRGYALKYDGRQVVAQRTWSLSPGGPGSQIVALAGKSRSGRVHSAGRPLADRSVLYKYSNPNLLLVLLERPQDMSVTAVALDAASGTVVAAAAHRRARALPLAVHADNALAYMYRSDKHRRVEIATMEFYEGKERWLSAGAQFSSFESARAPSVDRQAYILPATPTALAFTQTERALTDTHILMALTSGAIMELPWAYVEPRRPLAGEPREEGLIPYAPELPLPAEAVVNYNRSLPRVQNIYTAPSGLESTSLVLVTGLDLFYTRVAPSKTFDLLKDDFDYHLITIVLAALIVATYSTKFFASRKMLKNAWK
- the LOC123694882 gene encoding ER membrane protein complex subunit 1 isoform X2, which encodes MGMLSIRLKPNFLGLLKFLNSMNWFIVFFSLINLSMCIYEDQIGKFDWRQTYVGRIKFAHFDTVTTAKKIIVATEENVLAALNLKTGQVMWRHVFESAGSGNIKLLHVSEGDKVTTVTGNNPYLVRGWDPATGVLQWEWPISLLDTERAHLSEWWVQNGMLVHLLPAFGSHLEVTMYNLMTGANRGATSKLPAGWTNDGCILTPPYYTCISGNMGEYMLLSLDVTSNAVQIISKPLSSYFQANEVIAGNLRPLDGNSAVPGFIIDDKSVVVIKNNDLQSLGVRLADQMATATVTDGAYGQTLMQSWSDENKGFSLKAHNVATGKEIPEISRTNPKLHIPDPEILDVVCMNTAREMPACRILINAGDDAVHLVQQEGRVLWTREEALANIVAAEFVDLPVSDTDAALESEFDQKEGSVWAAFVRRLHTQYQQLQNLMQNLQSEGVVQETPTSLVRDYFNLHKIIVLLTDVGKIYGMDNLSGEILWQRYEPSLNTQSAVMFTRRSARHPPYDAYLTILGKHEETGNGYIISLNPIRGTLVGEGRLKLDVRLLQCALLHSADVERLHALVLLDEDEAVQVLPVSATPLVRDLYMYVAEKETGHLRGYALKYDGRQVVAQRTWSLSPGGPGSQIVALAGKSRSGRVHSAGRPLADRSVLYKYSNPNLLLVLLERPQDMSVTAVALDAASGTVVAAAAHRRARALPLAVHADNALAYMYRSDKHRRVEIATMEFYEGKERWLSAGAQFSSFESARAPSVDRQAYILPATPTALAFTQTERALTDTHILMALTSGAIMELPWAYVEPRRPLAGEPREEGLIPYAPELPLPAEAVVNYNRSLPRVQNIYTAPSGLESTSLVLVTGLDLFYTRVAPSKTFDLLKDDFDYHLITIVLAALIVATYSTKFFASRKMLKNAWK